In the Streptomyces cinnamoneus genome, GGACCTGAGCCGGGCCCTGGCGCGCGCCCTGCGCCCGGTGGTCCGCGGCGAGGTCGCCTTCGACGCCGGGAGCCGTGCCCTGGTGACCATGGACGCCTCGAACTACCGCCGCGTCCCCCTCGGCGTCGTCGCCCCGCGCGACGCCGACGACGTCGCGGCGGCCCTCGCCGTCTGCCGCGCGCACGGGGTGCCGGTGGTGCCCCGCGGCGGCGGCACCTCGGTGGCCGGGCAGGCCACGGGGGAGGGCGTCGTCCTCGACTTCACCCGGCACATGAACACCCTCGTGCGCGTCGACCCGGAAGCGCACACGGCCGTCGTCCAGCCGGGACTGGTGCTGGACGGGCTGCGCGCGGCGGCCGCCGCGCACGGGCTGACGTTCGGGCCGGACCCCTCCACGCACGGGCGGTGCACGCTCGGCGGGATGATCGGGAACAACGCCTGCGGCTCCCACTCCGTGGCCTGGGGGACCACGGCCGACAACGTGTGCGCGCTCGAGGTCCTCACGTACGGCGGCGAGCACGCACGTCTGTCCCGGGGCACCGAGGGCCTGCCGCCGCGCCTCGCCGACGGGCTGCGCGCCCTCACCGCGGAGAACCTCGCCCTCCTGCGCACCCGCTTCCCCCGCCTGCCGCGCCGCATCTCCGGCTACGCCCTGGACGCCCTCCTCCCCGAACGGGGCACGGACGTGGCCCGGGCGTTCACCGGCGGCGAGGGCACCCTCGGGGTGGTCACCGAGGCGACCGTCCGCCTCGTCGAGGCGCCCCCCGCCCGGGCGCTGGTCGTGCTCGGCTACCCCGACGAGGGCGCGGCGGCCGACGCCGCCCCGTCGCTGCTGCCGCACGGGCCGTTGACGGTCGAGGGCATGGCCACCGACCTGGTGGGCCGCGTCGCCGGGCTCCCCGAGGGCGGCGCCTGGCTGTTCGCCGAGGTCGGCGGCGCCACGCCGGCCGAGGCGGCGGACCGGGCCGCGGCACTCGTCCGCGCGGCCCGCGACGGCGGCCCCACCGGCCACCTGGTGCTCACCGAGCCCGGCGCCCAGCGCGCCCTGTGGCGCGTACGGGAGGACGCGGCCGGCTTCGCCACGCGGCTGCCCGACGGCGGCGAGGCGTGGCCCGGCTGGGAGGACTGCGCGGTCCCGCCGGAGCGCCTCGGGGCGTACCTGCGCGACTTCCGGGCCCTGCTGGGCCGCTACGGACTGCGGGGTGCGCCCTACGGGCACTTCGGCGACGGCTGTGTGCACGTACGCCTCGACGTCGACCTGCTGACGTCCGAAGGCGTGCGCCGCTACCGGCGGTTCTCCGGCGACATGGCCGACCTGGTGGTCGCGCACGGCGGTTCGCTGTCCGGCGAGCACGGTGACGGACAGGCGCGGGCGGAGCTGCTTCCGCGCATGTACGGGCCGCAGGCCGTCGCGCTCTTCGAACGCTTCAAGGACCTGTGGGACCCGCTCGGCGGTCTGAACCCCGGGATGGTCGTCCGCCCCTACCCCCTCGACGCGAACCTGCGCTTCGCCGTCCTGCCCGGGAAGCCGGTCGACGTGGAGTTCGGCTACCGCGACGACGGCGGGGACTTCGGCGCGGCGGTGCGGCGCTGCGTCGGCGTCGCCAAGTGCCGTCAGACGACGGTGGACACGGGCGTGATGTGCCCGTCGTACCGGGTCACCGGCGAGGAACGGCACTCCACGCGCGGCCGGGCCCGGCTGCTGCACGAGATGCTCGCCGGTGAGGTCGTGACCGGCGGATGGCGCTCGCAGGAGGTGCGCGAGGCCCTGGACCTGTGCCTGGCCTGCAAGGGGTGCCGCAGCGACTGCCCGGTGGGGGTCGACATGGCCACCTACAAGGCGGAGTTCCTGCACCACCACTACGCCGGCCGGGTGCGGCCCGCCGCCCACTACGCGCTGGGATGGCTGCCGCTGTGGCTGCGGGCCGCGGCGGCGGTGCGGGCCGCGCCCGTGCTCAACGCCGCCGCCCGCACCCCCCTCGCCGCGCTCGCCAAGCGGCTGGGCGGCCTGGCCGCGGACCGGACGATCCCCGAGCTGCCCGGCGAGCCGTTCACCCGCTGGTGGCGGGCCCGCGGGCCCGGGCGGCCGGCCGGGGACGGTGTGCCCGTCGTGCTGTGGCCCGACACGCTCACCACCCATCTCTCCCCGGAGACCGGCCGGGCCGCCGTCGCCGTCCTGGAGGACGCGGGACTGCGCGTGATCGTGCCGCCCCGGCCCGTCTGCTGCGGGCTCACCTGGGTCTCGACCGGGCAGCTCACCCGCGCCCGCGCCGTCCTGCGCCGCACCCTCGACGTCATGGCCCCCGCCCTCGCGGCAGGCCTGCCCGTCGTCGGCCTGGAGCCGAGCTGTACGGCCGCCCTGCGCACCGACCTGCCGGAGCTGCTGCCCGACGACCCGCGCGCCGCCCGACTCGCCGCCGCCGTCCGCACCTTCGCGCGGACCGTCGAGGAGTACGCGCCCCACTGGACGCCGCCGCGCGTCGGCCGGCCCGTCGCCGGGCAGACGCACTGCCACCAGCACGCGGTGCTCGGCGACGCCGCCGAGCGGCGCCTGCGGGAGAAGGCCGGGCTGACCGGGCCGCTCAGCGGCGGCTGCTGCGGCCTGGCCGGCGACTTCGGCTTCACGCGGGGCCACGAGGAGGTGTCCCGGGCGTGCGCCGAGGAGCAGCTGCTGCCGTCCCTGCGGCAGGCGCCGGAGGGCGCCGAGATCCTCGCCGACGGCTTCTCCTGCCGCACCCAGATCGGCCAGCTCGCCGGCGTGCGCGCCCGGCACCTCGCCGAAGTGCTGGCCCAGGCGCTGCGGGAGAGGAACGACCCGGCGCCGCCCGGCCGAAAATAATGCAAGCACGCTTGCTTGTTTCTCCGGGCGCTGTCACCCTCCGGTGGCATGCCCGTGCCCTTACTCCGAATCGGCAACGCCTCAGGCTTCTACGGCGACCGCTTCGACGCGCTGCGCGAGATGCTCACCGGCGGCCCTCTCGACGTCCTGACGGGTGACTACCTGGCCGAGCTGACCATGCTGATCCTCGGCCGGGACCGGCTGAAGGACCCCGGTCGCGGCTACGCCCGCACGTTCCTGGGCCAGTTGGAGGAGGGG is a window encoding:
- a CDS encoding FAD-binding and (Fe-S)-binding domain-containing protein, with product MADHERRDGDLSRALARALRPVVRGEVAFDAGSRALVTMDASNYRRVPLGVVAPRDADDVAAALAVCRAHGVPVVPRGGGTSVAGQATGEGVVLDFTRHMNTLVRVDPEAHTAVVQPGLVLDGLRAAAAAHGLTFGPDPSTHGRCTLGGMIGNNACGSHSVAWGTTADNVCALEVLTYGGEHARLSRGTEGLPPRLADGLRALTAENLALLRTRFPRLPRRISGYALDALLPERGTDVARAFTGGEGTLGVVTEATVRLVEAPPARALVVLGYPDEGAAADAAPSLLPHGPLTVEGMATDLVGRVAGLPEGGAWLFAEVGGATPAEAADRAAALVRAARDGGPTGHLVLTEPGAQRALWRVREDAAGFATRLPDGGEAWPGWEDCAVPPERLGAYLRDFRALLGRYGLRGAPYGHFGDGCVHVRLDVDLLTSEGVRRYRRFSGDMADLVVAHGGSLSGEHGDGQARAELLPRMYGPQAVALFERFKDLWDPLGGLNPGMVVRPYPLDANLRFAVLPGKPVDVEFGYRDDGGDFGAAVRRCVGVAKCRQTTVDTGVMCPSYRVTGEERHSTRGRARLLHEMLAGEVVTGGWRSQEVREALDLCLACKGCRSDCPVGVDMATYKAEFLHHHYAGRVRPAAHYALGWLPLWLRAAAAVRAAPVLNAAARTPLAALAKRLGGLAADRTIPELPGEPFTRWWRARGPGRPAGDGVPVVLWPDTLTTHLSPETGRAAVAVLEDAGLRVIVPPRPVCCGLTWVSTGQLTRARAVLRRTLDVMAPALAAGLPVVGLEPSCTAALRTDLPELLPDDPRAARLAAAVRTFARTVEEYAPHWTPPRVGRPVAGQTHCHQHAVLGDAAERRLREKAGLTGPLSGGCCGLAGDFGFTRGHEEVSRACAEEQLLPSLRQAPEGAEILADGFSCRTQIGQLAGVRARHLAEVLAQALRERNDPAPPGRK